The following proteins are co-located in the Flectobacillus major DSM 103 genome:
- a CDS encoding complex I subunit 4 family protein, whose product MSILSVLIFLPLVFSLVIAILPENYRAYYKWITLAVTAIEFLLCMRLYFLFDQQTAEYQFVEQIDWITLPLGALGIGSIDYLLGIDGISMPMVLLTGLVMLIGAISSFEIKQKEKGYFSLYLLLTASIVGCFMALDLFLFYLFFEFMLLPMYFLIGIWGGPRKEYASIKFFIYTLVGSLFILVVMIGLYLSAIDPVETALQTGLIGDYAQITPSVISEIQALLAEGKIPSEQLVHTFDLRFLPDTSNYLPESWFHIFSNIKLGGLSIRALGFILLMVGFGIKLPAVPVHTWLPDAHVEAPTPVSVVLAGILLKIGGYGFLRIAYPIFPEAAMDFAFIIAAFGVVSIVYGAYNALAMNDLKKMIAYSSVSHMGFVLLGIASLTSEGINGAIYQMYSHGILSAMLFLLVGVLYSRTHDRRIDSYQGLAAKMPIYTALTAVAFFASLGLPAFSGFIGEFFTLIGGFNSTLFPNWLTAIAVFGLVLGAAYFLWTLQRIFFGKYWSRYDESTLVDLTLREKIMLVPLGLLALVFGIFPHLMFDISHISVNELLKLFP is encoded by the coding sequence ATGTCTATACTTTCAGTACTCATATTTTTACCATTAGTATTTTCTTTGGTCATTGCCATTTTACCAGAAAATTACAGAGCATACTACAAATGGATTACATTGGCCGTTACAGCGATTGAGTTTTTGCTGTGTATGCGTTTGTACTTTTTGTTTGACCAACAAACGGCAGAATACCAATTTGTTGAGCAAATAGATTGGATAACCCTGCCATTGGGTGCATTGGGTATTGGCTCTATTGATTATTTGTTGGGTATCGACGGTATAAGTATGCCAATGGTGCTACTTACGGGCTTGGTGATGTTGATTGGAGCTATTTCTTCTTTTGAAATCAAGCAAAAGGAAAAAGGCTATTTTTCGTTGTATCTTTTATTAACGGCATCGATTGTAGGCTGCTTTATGGCCTTAGATTTATTCTTGTTTTATCTTTTCTTTGAGTTTATGCTCTTACCTATGTATTTTTTAATAGGTATTTGGGGAGGGCCACGCAAGGAGTACGCTTCTATCAAATTCTTTATTTATACATTGGTGGGGTCGTTATTTATCTTGGTGGTGATGATTGGGCTTTATTTATCGGCTATCGACCCCGTAGAAACAGCCTTGCAAACTGGACTTATCGGCGATTATGCCCAAATAACCCCATCGGTTATTTCAGAAATTCAGGCTTTGTTGGCCGAGGGTAAAATTCCTTCCGAACAGCTTGTACATACTTTCGACTTGCGTTTCTTGCCTGATACAAGCAACTACTTGCCCGAATCGTGGTTTCATATTTTTTCTAATATCAAACTAGGTGGATTAAGTATCAGAGCCTTAGGATTTATTTTGCTGATGGTGGGTTTTGGTATCAAATTACCCGCAGTACCCGTACACACTTGGCTACCCGACGCACACGTAGAAGCACCAACACCTGTTTCGGTAGTTTTGGCAGGGATTCTCTTGAAAATTGGCGGATATGGTTTCCTCCGAATCGCCTATCCTATCTTCCCTGAAGCAGCTATGGATTTTGCTTTTATTATTGCGGCCTTTGGTGTGGTGTCGATTGTATATGGAGCGTACAATGCTTTGGCTATGAACGACCTCAAAAAAATGATTGCTTATTCGTCTGTTTCACACATGGGATTTGTGCTGTTGGGTATAGCATCGCTTACCAGCGAAGGTATCAATGGAGCAATCTACCAAATGTATTCACACGGTATTTTGTCGGCTATGTTATTTTTATTGGTGGGTGTTTTGTATAGCCGTACACATGACCGCCGTATAGATAGCTACCAAGGCCTTGCGGCCAAGATGCCTATTTATACCGCCCTAACGGCTGTAGCTTTCTTTGCATCACTGGGTTTGCCTGCATTCTCAGGATTTATTGGCGAGTTTTTTACTTTGATAGGGGGTTTTAATAGTACCCTTTTTCCGAATTGGCTTACTGCTATTGCGGTATTTGGGTTGGTACTTGGTGCTGCCTATTTCTTGTGGACATTGCAGCGGATATTTTTTGGGAAATATTGGTCAAGGTA
- the nuoL gene encoding NADH-quinone oxidoreductase subunit L — translation MTPAIIIWFILLTPLAGFGISILLGKRNNALSGWIATGLSGLNLLLTIWLTQQIDIPSHFTFSWFNLGNSSISFGFLLDANAIMMLLLVNFIAILVQLFSIDYMHEDTAQYRYFGFIQLFVFSMLGIILTDNLLCMYAFWELVGLSSYLLIGFWYTKDSAVKAAKKAFLVNRVGDLGFLLGIFLVYYFWGNFSFLSLGNHPSQITPEWATLTGILLFCGCMGKSAQFPLHTWLPDAMEGPTPVSALIHAATMVAAGIFLLARIQPVFTDTAYIVIATIGCITMLLGSIYAIFQTDIKKTLAYSTISQLGLMLIGLGTATSLFHLLTHAFFKAGLFLAAGSVIHALHHAGHNQHFDAQDMRLMGGLRKKLPFTFIVFVIFAAALAGLPLFSGFLSKDAILANLYQMAELNPYFNWIGGFTFIGIVMTAFYMSRQVWLVFMGELRNEAIQANYIHEGSIKIKFPLALLAILSFGMIFSTNPFHAGHSWFWHVINPDFILAENHWIGYASIACVVLGIGLGYISRNIIFDNKVPTFDKLYDLVWVQPTLLLAQGLQYFDKQVIDQTVNSLANVQVIMAKIVMWFDSRWIDGVPNALASLTGIIGKITRSVQGGKVQLYVVAALMGLISLIVFIIY, via the coding sequence ATGACTCCTGCCATTATTATTTGGTTCATATTATTGACTCCGCTTGCAGGATTTGGTATATCAATACTGTTAGGAAAGCGAAATAATGCCCTTTCAGGATGGATTGCTACTGGGCTGTCAGGATTGAATTTGCTGTTAACAATTTGGCTTACTCAGCAAATTGATATTCCATCTCATTTTACCTTTAGTTGGTTTAATTTAGGTAATTCGTCCATTTCATTTGGTTTTCTACTCGATGCCAATGCCATAATGATGTTGCTATTAGTCAATTTCATTGCTATTTTGGTACAGCTATTTTCTATTGACTATATGCACGAAGATACCGCACAATATCGCTATTTTGGCTTTATTCAGTTATTTGTATTTTCGATGTTGGGTATTATTCTTACCGACAACCTGCTGTGTATGTATGCTTTTTGGGAGTTGGTGGGCTTGAGCTCTTATTTATTAATTGGTTTTTGGTACACCAAAGATAGTGCCGTAAAAGCCGCTAAAAAAGCCTTTTTGGTAAATCGTGTTGGCGATTTGGGCTTTCTTTTAGGAATCTTCTTGGTGTATTATTTCTGGGGTAACTTTAGCTTTTTAAGTTTAGGTAATCATCCGAGCCAGATTACACCCGAATGGGCTACCCTGACGGGTATTTTACTTTTTTGTGGCTGTATGGGCAAATCAGCCCAATTTCCACTGCACACTTGGCTACCCGATGCAATGGAAGGCCCAACGCCCGTTTCGGCACTGATTCATGCTGCTACAATGGTGGCCGCTGGTATATTCCTTTTGGCAAGAATCCAACCTGTTTTTACCGATACTGCCTATATTGTAATTGCTACCATTGGCTGTATTACAATGTTGTTGGGGTCTATTTATGCCATTTTCCAAACAGACATCAAAAAAACTTTAGCTTACTCGACTATTTCACAGCTTGGCCTTATGCTGATTGGATTAGGAACGGCAACATCTTTATTTCATTTATTGACTCATGCCTTTTTCAAAGCGGGTTTGTTTTTGGCGGCAGGCTCGGTGATTCATGCTTTGCACCACGCTGGGCATAATCAGCACTTCGATGCCCAAGATATGCGTTTGATGGGTGGCTTACGCAAAAAACTTCCATTTACTTTTATCGTTTTTGTCATTTTTGCGGCGGCATTAGCGGGTCTTCCTTTGTTCTCAGGCTTTTTGTCGAAAGATGCTATCTTGGCCAACTTATACCAAATGGCTGAACTAAATCCTTATTTCAACTGGATTGGAGGTTTCACTTTTATTGGGATTGTCATGACGGCGTTCTATATGTCACGGCAGGTTTGGTTGGTATTTATGGGCGAACTTCGCAATGAAGCAATACAAGCTAATTATATTCATGAAGGAAGTATCAAAATTAAATTCCCTTTGGCATTGCTAGCCATTCTATCTTTTGGTATGATTTTCTCGACCAACCCCTTCCATGCAGGACATAGCTGGTTTTGGCATGTTATCAATCCTGATTTTATATTGGCAGAAAATCATTGGATTGGTTATGCCTCGATAGCCTGTGTAGTATTGGGTATTGGGCTTGGTTATATTTCAAGAAATATCATTTTTGACAATAAAGTACCTACTTTCGACAAACTTTATGATCTAGTTTGGGTACAACCAACTTTGCTTTTGGCCCAAGGGCTACAGTATTTTGACAAGCAGGTTATTGACCAAACTGTTAATAGCCTAGCTAATGTACAGGTAATTATGGCAAAAATAGTAATGTGGTTTGATAGCCGTTGGATAGACGGTGTCCCAAACGCATTGGCTTCATTAACAGGAATTATCGGAAAAATAACACGCTCTGTTCAAGGGGGCAAAGTACAACTTTATGTTGTAGCTGCACTGATGGGGCTAATTAGTCTAATTGTGTTTATTATTTACTAA
- a CDS encoding acyl-CoA thioesterase, with translation MENTKSVNYSKTTITELMIPSYANFGGKIHGGILLSLMDKVAYACAARHAGTYVVTVSVDNVEFRQPVEVGDLVSLHASVNYVGRSSLIIGIRVIAENIRTKEMKHTNTSYFTMVAKDDDGRPTEVPGLVLECDDDIRRFLEAIKRKEIKNAYKGLLDDAKTSMNIDQNLHLLENERCIIKRERDMESLW, from the coding sequence ATGGAAAATACCAAATCTGTTAATTATTCAAAAACAACAATTACAGAATTAATGATTCCTTCTTATGCCAATTTTGGTGGAAAAATTCACGGAGGAATATTGCTTTCGCTGATGGATAAAGTGGCCTATGCTTGTGCCGCCCGACATGCGGGTACTTATGTTGTAACGGTATCGGTAGACAACGTAGAGTTTCGGCAGCCTGTAGAAGTAGGCGATTTGGTTTCGTTACATGCTTCTGTAAATTACGTAGGGCGTTCGTCTTTGATTATTGGAATACGTGTTATTGCCGAAAACATTAGAACCAAAGAAATGAAGCACACCAACACTTCATATTTTACCATGGTTGCCAAAGATGACGACGGCCGACCAACCGAAGTGCCAGGCTTGGTACTAGAATGCGATGACGATATACGTAGGTTTTTGGAGGCAATCAAACGCAAGGAAATCAAAAATGCTTACAAAGGGTTGCTCGACGATGCCAAAACCAGTATGAATATCGACCAGAACCTCCACTTGCTCGAAAATGAAAGATGTATTATCAAAAGAGAAAGAGATATGGAGAGTTTGTGGTAA
- a CDS encoding DUF2911 domain-containing protein: MIKILRIVLVLLALLAIGFVGMRFYTKSFSPSSTAEFEQGDLDIMVEYCQPAKKGRLIFGPQTSKALVPYGKWWRTGANEATVITFTRNVTIAGRPLKAGTYTLFTIPEQNDWTIIINSEVGQWGLSYDETKDVLRVPAVSVKKSDSVEKFVIDFNEQTNGADMILRWDNVEVTVPIRTR, translated from the coding sequence ATGATTAAGATACTCCGGATTGTCTTGGTACTATTAGCACTGTTAGCGATAGGTTTTGTAGGTATGCGATTTTACACCAAGTCATTTAGCCCTTCGTCAACAGCCGAATTTGAACAAGGTGATTTAGATATAATGGTAGAATATTGTCAGCCTGCCAAAAAAGGACGATTGATATTTGGCCCTCAAACCTCAAAAGCTCTAGTGCCTTATGGCAAATGGTGGCGTACAGGAGCCAACGAAGCTACTGTAATTACTTTTACACGGAATGTCACAATTGCTGGTCGTCCTCTCAAGGCAGGAACTTATACACTTTTTACGATTCCCGAACAAAACGACTGGACGATCATTATCAATAGCGAGGTAGGGCAATGGGGGTTGTCGTACGACGAGACCAAAGATGTGCTAAGAGTACCCGCCGTTTCTGTCAAAAAATCGGATAGTGTCGAAAAATTTGTGATAGATTTTAATGAACAAACCAACGGTGCAGATATGATTCTGCGTTGGGACAATGTTGAGGTGACTGTGCCCATCAGAACACGATAA
- a CDS encoding protein-disulfide reductase DsbD family protein, whose protein sequence is MKKLLLSILLLFTLSTINYAQKVNPAKWTWALSKPNPAVGETVDIIFTVNIQKDWYLYSSDFDPDLGPIVTTIKLKPDESYEAIGSLKAINPSKKFDKEIWNGEYTYFKGKAEFRQSVKILKDKVNIEGSYDSQSCSDVTGQCVPVKGPFLLEALAGSGQKKNEEEVAKKVNTDSLKALEVAKEEVKLDTIATETVSVTDTTTLGNVSIDSTEEEKTEDTSLWGFFLLALGGGFVALLTPCVYPLIPMTVSYFTKQKGGLQKALLYGFFIIAIYVLFGTIIAYAFGQAAPNFISTHWLPNLLFFVVFVVFGVSFLGWFEIVLPSSFVNKIDAQSDRGGLGGIFFMAFTLVLVSFSCTGPVAGTILSLGSQGQIIRPIIGMFGFGLAFAVPFTLFAIFPNWLQNLPKSGGWMNSVKVVLGFLELALALKFLSTADQTYHWHILDREVYLAAWIVIFSLIGLYLLGKIQLPHDSKVDKVTVPRALMAIAVLSFVVYMIPGMFGAPLKALSGWLPPMETQDFVIGVKSESSASANTGDPNFPKKVKYDEFLKLPLDLQGFFDYKEALAYAQKVNKPLFIDFTGHGCVNCRKMEASVWSNPAVKSRLENDYVVVALYVDDKTELPKSEWYKSKDDGLEKTSIGDQNLDFEITRFNGNAQPYYCLVNPNDDAKPMVKPRAYNEDIEAFVKFLDEGKAKFNKK, encoded by the coding sequence ATGAAGAAGTTATTATTAAGTATTTTGTTGTTATTTACTTTATCAACAATTAATTATGCTCAGAAGGTAAATCCTGCCAAATGGACATGGGCTTTGTCAAAACCCAATCCTGCTGTCGGAGAAACTGTCGATATTATCTTTACGGTAAATATTCAAAAAGATTGGTATTTATATTCGTCAGATTTTGACCCAGATTTGGGGCCTATCGTTACTACTATTAAGCTAAAGCCCGACGAGTCTTATGAGGCTATTGGTAGCCTAAAAGCTATTAATCCTTCCAAAAAATTTGACAAAGAAATCTGGAACGGAGAATATACGTATTTTAAAGGTAAAGCCGAGTTCCGTCAGTCTGTCAAAATTCTGAAAGACAAAGTAAATATCGAGGGTAGCTATGACAGCCAATCGTGTTCAGACGTTACGGGGCAATGTGTACCTGTAAAAGGCCCTTTTTTGTTAGAAGCACTGGCTGGTTCAGGGCAAAAAAAAAATGAAGAAGAAGTAGCCAAAAAAGTTAATACAGATTCCTTAAAAGCTCTGGAGGTAGCCAAAGAGGAAGTAAAACTAGATACTATTGCTACCGAAACGGTATCGGTTACAGATACAACCACGCTTGGCAATGTATCTATTGATAGTACAGAAGAAGAGAAAACTGAAGATACTTCACTTTGGGGATTCTTTTTATTGGCTCTTGGCGGAGGCTTTGTAGCCCTGCTTACACCTTGTGTGTATCCATTAATTCCAATGACTGTATCGTATTTTACCAAGCAAAAAGGTGGTTTACAAAAAGCCTTATTGTACGGCTTTTTTATCATAGCTATTTATGTACTTTTTGGTACTATCATTGCGTATGCTTTTGGGCAGGCTGCTCCTAATTTTATCAGTACTCACTGGTTACCCAATCTCTTGTTTTTTGTAGTGTTTGTGGTATTTGGGGTGTCATTCTTGGGCTGGTTTGAAATCGTATTACCATCATCTTTTGTCAATAAAATCGACGCTCAGTCAGACAGAGGAGGTTTAGGGGGTATTTTCTTTATGGCTTTTACCCTAGTATTAGTATCGTTTTCGTGTACTGGTCCAGTGGCGGGTACTATTCTAAGCTTGGGTTCGCAAGGGCAAATCATTCGCCCAATTATCGGAATGTTTGGTTTTGGCTTAGCATTTGCTGTTCCATTTACCTTATTTGCTATTTTTCCTAATTGGTTACAAAATTTACCAAAATCGGGTGGTTGGATGAACTCAGTGAAGGTTGTTTTGGGCTTTTTAGAACTTGCATTAGCATTGAAGTTTTTGAGTACAGCCGACCAAACCTACCACTGGCATATTCTCGACCGTGAGGTATATTTGGCAGCATGGATTGTTATATTTAGCTTAATTGGTTTATATTTATTAGGCAAAATCCAGTTGCCACACGACAGCAAGGTCGATAAAGTAACCGTACCGAGAGCATTAATGGCTATTGCTGTTTTATCATTTGTAGTGTATATGATTCCGGGAATGTTTGGTGCTCCACTCAAAGCCTTGTCGGGCTGGTTGCCTCCAATGGAAACCCAAGATTTTGTGATTGGGGTAAAATCTGAATCGTCGGCAAGTGCAAATACTGGCGACCCCAACTTTCCGAAAAAAGTTAAATATGATGAGTTTTTGAAGTTGCCATTAGACTTACAAGGTTTTTTTGATTATAAAGAGGCATTGGCTTATGCCCAAAAAGTCAATAAACCTTTGTTTATTGATTTTACAGGACATGGTTGTGTGAATTGTCGTAAAATGGAAGCTTCAGTTTGGTCAAATCCTGCCGTGAAAAGTCGCCTAGAAAATGATTATGTAGTAGTAGCTTTGTATGTCGATGACAAAACAGAGTTGCCAAAGTCTGAATGGTATAAGTCGAAAGACGATGGTTTAGAAAAAACTAGTATTGGCGACCAAAATTTAGATTTTGAAATAACTCGTTTCAATGGCAATGCTCAGCCTTATTATTGCTTGGTAAACCCCAACGACGATGCCAAACCAATGGTAAAACCACGTGCTTATAATGAAGATATAGAGGCTTTTGTGAAGTTTTTGGACGAAGGAAAAGCTAAATTCAACAAAAAATAA
- a CDS encoding DUF2905 domain-containing protein — MNEHLGKLLISIGAFLILGGVVIYFFHNKLQWLGRLPGDIRIEKEHFNLYIPITTCLLITGFINLVVWLFNKLNS; from the coding sequence ATGAACGAACATCTTGGCAAATTACTCATCAGTATTGGAGCTTTCTTGATTTTGGGAGGTGTAGTTATCTATTTTTTCCACAACAAATTACAATGGCTTGGCCGACTTCCTGGCGATATTCGGATTGAAAAAGAACATTTCAATTTGTACATTCCTATTACTACGTGCTTGCTTATTACGGGTTTTATCAATCTTGTTGTATGGCTTTTTAACAAACTCAACTCTTAG
- a CDS encoding DUF1016 N-terminal domain-containing protein has translation MDNNEIYELLLNNTVYEILNADYIFTQVFEQKKQALTLRNWVIGYFVDMYEQTLQRKYLFNDRKNILLATQLHAEGLIYLNVEKLSIYKQFFLRYPQFVQLLPVNCPIEAIQWQENHISPLAHILLNKLSFEHLVVLSTIKTPIKRAFYEIEIIKNNWTVDELQWAISHFIFEQTGLEIDDKEALLQSYIHKIHYDEADFS, from the coding sequence ATGGATAACAATGAAATCTATGAATTACTACTCAACAATACCGTTTATGAAATCCTAAATGCAGATTATATATTTACTCAAGTTTTTGAACAAAAAAAGCAAGCGTTGACACTTCGCAATTGGGTAATAGGATACTTCGTAGATATGTACGAGCAAACATTACAAAGGAAATATCTTTTTAATGATAGAAAAAATATACTATTGGCTACCCAACTCCATGCCGAAGGATTGATATATTTGAATGTAGAAAAACTGTCAATCTACAAACAGTTTTTTTTGCGTTATCCACAATTTGTCCAATTATTGCCTGTTAATTGTCCAATAGAGGCTATTCAATGGCAAGAAAACCATATTTCACCATTGGCACATATTTTACTCAACAAATTGTCGTTTGAGCATTTAGTGGTTTTATCCACTATCAAAACGCCAATAAAGAGGGCATTTTATGAAATCGAAATTATCAAAAACAACTGGACTGTCGATGAACTGCAGTGGGCTATCAGTCATTTTATTTTTGAACAGACAGGCTTAGAAATCGACGATAAAGAAGCACTATTGCAAAGTTATATCCACAAAATCCATTATGATGAAGCTGATTTTAGCTAA
- a CDS encoding YdcF family protein, which yields MNGILIICGANNTHDGELTHIAFDRLLTALNFLKYNPDFKILCTGGFGNHFNTSDYPHAQYLQNFLLENGIPHEQFLEFILSENTIEDAQLCKRVLERHNPEVAVVISSDYHLERVRLSFLKFCGYPSTVFLAAKSSLFEDELERLIRQEQQAVNRLRMML from the coding sequence ATGAACGGAATCTTGATTATCTGCGGAGCAAACAATACACATGATGGCGAATTAACGCATATTGCCTTTGATAGGCTGTTAACGGCTCTGAATTTTTTAAAATATAATCCTGATTTCAAAATTCTTTGTACAGGTGGCTTTGGCAATCATTTCAATACAAGCGATTACCCACATGCCCAATATCTACAAAATTTTTTACTTGAAAATGGTATTCCTCACGAGCAGTTCCTAGAGTTTATTTTGAGCGAAAATACCATTGAAGATGCTCAGTTATGTAAACGAGTTTTGGAAAGGCATAATCCCGAGGTAGCTGTGGTTATTAGTTCCGACTACCACCTTGAAAGAGTAAGGTTGTCTTTCCTAAAGTTTTGTGGATACCCTAGTACAGTCTTTTTAGCCGCTAAATCAAGCCTGTTTGAAGATGAGCTAGAGCGACTTATTCGGCAAGAACAGCAGGCTGTCAATAGATTACGAATGATGCTTTAG
- a CDS encoding ferredoxin--NADP reductase — translation MSAKYFHLTVKEIIDETPDTKTFSFWHPIHQAISYKAGQFLTLIPEIEGKKVRRSYSMSSSPNKDASLAVTIKRVPGGLVSNYLCDNLKVGDAIETMEPMGHFVIEPNPTKERVIVLFGGGSGITPLMSIAKSVLPVETKTKVYLVYGSRNEENIIFKKQLDELEAQYSNRFKVLHVLSQPSYTWIGYKTRINQASAVTFLKQDFAIDIAKAEYYLCGPEGMMQHVEAAIKIFGVTDNQIHKEHFFSAHDEKAMEDEDEAGSLKEQTITIQYEGNDYTVVVKPHETILDAALRDDIDLPYSCQAGMCTACMGKCIAGKVSMDEEDGLTDNEIKQGYILTCVAHPTSSGVVIEID, via the coding sequence ATGAGTGCAAAATACTTTCATTTGACCGTAAAGGAGATTATCGACGAAACTCCCGATACCAAAACCTTTTCATTCTGGCATCCTATCCATCAGGCAATTAGCTATAAAGCAGGGCAGTTTTTGACACTCATTCCAGAAATAGAGGGAAAAAAAGTTCGTCGTAGTTATTCGATGTCGAGTTCTCCCAACAAAGATGCTTCTCTGGCCGTAACAATTAAGCGAGTACCTGGGGGGCTGGTTTCTAATTATTTATGCGACAACCTCAAAGTGGGCGATGCTATCGAAACGATGGAGCCTATGGGGCATTTTGTTATAGAACCAAACCCTACCAAAGAACGTGTTATCGTATTATTTGGTGGTGGCTCAGGCATAACACCTTTGATGTCTATTGCTAAGTCGGTATTGCCTGTCGAAACCAAAACAAAGGTGTATTTGGTGTATGGTTCAAGAAATGAAGAAAATATTATTTTCAAAAAACAACTAGACGAACTCGAAGCTCAATATAGTAATCGATTCAAAGTTTTACATGTACTTAGTCAACCATCTTATACTTGGATAGGGTATAAAACCCGTATCAATCAGGCATCGGCGGTTACTTTTTTGAAGCAGGATTTTGCTATTGATATTGCCAAAGCTGAGTATTATTTGTGTGGGCCAGAAGGTATGATGCAACACGTGGAGGCAGCTATCAAAATTTTTGGAGTAACCGACAACCAAATACATAAAGAGCATTTCTTTTCGGCACATGACGAAAAAGCAATGGAAGATGAAGACGAAGCAGGTAGCCTAAAAGAACAAACTATTACGATTCAGTACGAAGGCAATGATTATACCGTAGTAGTAAAACCTCACGAAACCATTTTGGATGCTGCCCTTCGTGACGATATCGACTTGCCATATTCTTGTCAGGCGGGTATGTGTACGGCTTGTATGGGCAAATGTATTGCAGGTAAAGTGAGTATGGACGAAGAAGATGGCCTTACCGATAATGAAATCAAACAAGGCTATATTTTGACTTGTGTGGCTCATCCAACTAGCTCGGGCGTAGTAATTGAAATAGATTAG